In Anaerolineales bacterium, a genomic segment contains:
- a CDS encoding prolyl oligopeptidase family serine peptidase translates to MRSLCCRGLVCLVTFFLIALPLGVQAQGGVEVTTDTLVNLRAGPGTRHETLAKIPAGTPLLAFARDEKTGWVKVTFEDKQGWLSVAYLSFKGNLFALPVGDAAPPPSSGGTAGNTGGENPVAPPPANGANGQIESMTLYAQTDRVDYYRIVYFSDGLRIAGFLAEPRSPGKYPAVIYNRGGNRDTGALQGYEFAYFAEMGFVVAASQYRGGPGSEGADQLGGGDVNDVLNLIPVLTSRPYTDPDRIGMFGSSRGALMTYLALKKLGEHGSGAIKVAATTSGLADLFMWAKQIPELNSGAYPDLVGGTTGSNPAAFKARSATYWAGSIRVPLLLQHGDADTVVSVEQSKALAKAMQRAGRTVKLIVQAYGDHGLFTHDEGYPETMKWFQAYLGRDGDNWDYWYWKDAIYNAMGKLRTNW, encoded by the coding sequence ATGCGATCTCTATGCTGTCGGGGGCTTGTTTGCCTAGTTACCTTTTTCCTGATCGCCCTCCCGCTCGGCGTTCAGGCGCAGGGCGGCGTGGAGGTGACCACAGACACACTGGTGAACCTTCGGGCGGGACCCGGCACACGGCACGAGACACTAGCAAAAATACCCGCCGGAACACCCCTTCTCGCCTTTGCCCGTGACGAGAAAACGGGATGGGTGAAAGTCACCTTTGAGGATAAACAAGGGTGGTTGAGCGTCGCCTACCTCAGTTTCAAAGGGAACTTGTTCGCCCTCCCCGTTGGCGATGCCGCCCCGCCACCATCAAGCGGCGGGACGGCTGGCAATACCGGTGGCGAAAACCCCGTCGCGCCTCCCCCCGCCAACGGCGCGAATGGGCAGATTGAGTCGATGACGCTCTATGCCCAGACAGACCGCGTGGATTACTACCGGATCGTCTACTTCAGCGATGGTTTGCGCATTGCTGGATTCCTTGCCGAGCCGCGCTCACCGGGGAAGTATCCGGCGGTGATCTACAATCGCGGCGGGAATCGGGATACGGGCGCGTTGCAAGGCTATGAGTTTGCCTACTTTGCCGAGATGGGGTTTGTCGTCGCCGCCTCACAATATCGCGGCGGACCCGGCAGCGAAGGGGCTGATCAATTGGGCGGCGGCGATGTGAACGACGTGCTGAACCTGATCCCTGTCCTCACCTCCCGCCCCTACACCGACCCCGACCGCATCGGGATGTTCGGCTCCTCACGGGGGGCGCTGATGACCTACCTTGCTCTCAAAAAATTGGGCGAACACGGCAGCGGCGCAATCAAAGTTGCCGCCACCACCAGCGGGCTTGCCGATCTCTTTATGTGGGCAAAGCAAATTCCCGAACTGAACAGCGGCGCGTATCCCGATCTTGTGGGCGGCACAACGGGAAGCAACCCCGCCGCCTTCAAAGCACGCTCTGCCACCTATTGGGCGGGAAGCATCCGCGTCCCCCTTCTTCTTCAGCATGGCGACGCCGATACCGTTGTCTCGGTGGAGCAATCGAAGGCATTGGCAAAGGCGATGCAGCGGGCGGGGCGAACGGTGAAACTGATCGTACAGGCATATGGCGATCACGGGCTGTTCACCCACGATGAAGGCTACCCCGAAACGATGAAGTGGTTTCAAGCCTACTTGGGGCGCGATGGCGATAATTGGGATTACTGGTATTGGAAAGACGCCATTTACAACGCGATGGGCAAGCTGAGGACGAATTGGTGA
- a CDS encoding AzlC family ABC transporter permease, producing the protein MPESPLLHRTPRAEFWAGFRATIPLVIGAIPFGFIFGATAALNKVSPTAAMAMSLFVFAGSSQFIAAQLVNGGATVFVIILTTFIVNVRHALYSATLAKHVKHLPQRWLLPLGFWLTDETFVTVITRYNEPDDSPNKHWYYLGSAVFMYTNWQVWTAVGLLTVGAVPTETIARLGLEFALVATFIGMLIPLIKSRPAFLATVSAGLAALAFNSLPNRLGLIAAALVGVAVGMIAEGQRAPMKGAMEAVAVEAVSHE; encoded by the coding sequence ATGCCGGAGTCACCACTCCTTCACCGCACGCCCCGCGCCGAATTTTGGGCGGGGTTTCGCGCCACCATCCCCCTTGTTATCGGGGCAATTCCCTTTGGGTTCATCTTCGGGGCAACGGCAGCGCTCAACAAAGTTTCCCCCACCGCAGCGATGGCAATGTCGCTTTTTGTCTTTGCCGGATCGTCGCAATTTATTGCCGCGCAGTTGGTGAACGGCGGGGCAACGGTGTTCGTCATTATCTTGACAACGTTCATCGTCAATGTGCGCCACGCCTTGTATTCGGCAACGCTTGCCAAGCATGTGAAGCACCTTCCCCAACGGTGGCTCTTGCCGCTTGGCTTCTGGCTGACGGACGAAACCTTTGTCACCGTGATCACCCGTTACAACGAGCCGGATGACTCCCCCAACAAGCATTGGTACTACCTCGGCTCGGCTGTCTTTATGTATACCAATTGGCAGGTGTGGACGGCTGTCGGGCTGCTCACAGTGGGGGCAGTCCCCACCGAGACTATCGCCCGACTGGGCTTAGAATTTGCCCTCGTCGCCACCTTCATTGGGATGTTGATCCCGCTGATCAAAAGCCGTCCGGCGTTCCTTGCGACGGTTTCGGCAGGGCTGGCGGCATTAGCCTTTAATAGCTTGCCCAACCGCTTGGGGTTGATCGCCGCCGCGCTGGTGGGGGTGGCGGTGGGGATGATTGCCGAGGGGCAACGCGCACCCATGAAAGGCGCAATGGAAGCAGTGGCAGTGGAGGCGGTTTCCCATGAATGA
- a CDS encoding RluA family pseudouridine synthase, with protein MSMTHDLTFTPGIEASGERLDKVLTDWLNSTYALSRGRVQQLIKEDAVRVDGKPVKASYRLDGGEAITVTLLEAIIAPPESNAHILPEAIPLTILYEDEQIVAVDKPAGMVVHPAVGHERGTLVNAILARYPETALVGGEDRAGIVHRLDKDTSGVILIARSEAARLFLMKQFAARTVQKRYLALVEGLPDTTTGEITAPLGRDPNHRKQIAVMPTNRGGRESISRFQVVERFEGFTLLEFFPKTGRTHQIRVHCAFIGHPIVGDKVYGRRKQRIALHRHFLHAEALTFTTPAGAVLTVRAALPPELERLLTMLRGE; from the coding sequence GTGAGCATGACACACGATCTCACCTTTACCCCCGGCATTGAGGCAAGCGGCGAACGGCTGGATAAAGTCCTCACCGATTGGCTGAACAGCACCTACGCGCTCTCGCGGGGGCGCGTTCAGCAGTTGATCAAAGAGGATGCCGTGCGCGTCGATGGTAAACCCGTCAAGGCGAGCTACCGTCTTGACGGCGGCGAGGCAATCACGGTGACTCTCCTTGAGGCGATCATCGCCCCCCCAGAGTCCAACGCGCATATTCTCCCAGAGGCGATCCCGCTCACCATTTTATACGAAGATGAACAGATCGTCGCCGTCGATAAACCCGCTGGCATGGTTGTTCACCCTGCCGTTGGGCATGAGCGAGGGACGCTGGTGAACGCCATCCTCGCCCGCTACCCAGAAACCGCCCTTGTAGGCGGCGAAGACCGCGCCGGAATCGTCCACCGGCTGGATAAAGACACCTCTGGTGTGATTCTGATCGCCCGCAGCGAGGCTGCCCGTTTGTTTTTGATGAAGCAGTTCGCCGCACGGACGGTGCAGAAACGCTACCTTGCCCTTGTCGAAGGGCTGCCAGACACAACGACTGGGGAGATCACCGCCCCGCTTGGGCGCGATCCGAATCACCGCAAACAGATTGCCGTCATGCCCACCAACCGAGGCGGACGGGAATCGATCTCCCGTTTTCAAGTTGTCGAACGTTTTGAGGGATTCACCCTTTTGGAATTCTTTCCCAAAACGGGACGCACCCACCAAATCCGTGTTCACTGTGCCTTTATTGGGCATCCCATTGTTGGCGATAAGGTCTATGGGCGGCGTAAACAGAGGATCGCGCTCCACCGCCATTTCCTCCATGCTGAAGCGCTCACCTTCACCACTCCGGCAGGCGCCGTGCTGACCGTGCGTGCTGCCCTCCCACCGGAATTGGAGCGCCTTTTAACCATGTTACGAGGTGAATAA
- a CDS encoding DUF2029 domain-containing protein yields MERRHLQRDGQAEDELVNQGSHPASDIPFPLREGRLEVALILIVGISGAIVGIALYGLLWETHRAYSDIATAYALNARAGHGFVFNAGEVVLLLPAPLYLALLVVIPPPLLFALSAGLGGGAVFALARRQTDRLMAGLSAAFYVGVVSFGAGTAAPVGLGVALCAFLLMAHKRHTPAALCFALATLITVEIGLLVLVGIVWATLAGRGGTFILAYALPLGVGGAFLVYVYGEGLVGILISGIPSDTLRLIIVVGAAAPIVWVARHLSSSRRFFGVIPPLACLIVVSGVLAAEKRSSTPLTALPLNAGTVGIPRADDYGQYERTANQTLIAFDGRFQPDVFFLREFGDDRSIVIKYAPDVIALSAGFNPSSRFGTETLERLGYVSDGAWLRRTKPIGVFRLYAASILYTPDLTLQTYSLDRAEAAAGDILRIGLEWEVKRAATQPLSVTLSATNEDGQPLTTITDEIAAEILRRGLRTTYHALPLPQTAGRVVITLSLKLNSGTLTGYSSGNQYIDITSVGDVLTLARIAITP; encoded by the coding sequence TTGGAAAGACGCCATTTACAACGCGATGGGCAAGCTGAGGACGAATTGGTGAATCAGGGCAGCCATCCCGCATCCGATATCCCTTTCCCCCTCCGGGAAGGGCGTCTTGAGGTGGCGCTGATCCTGATTGTTGGGATCAGCGGGGCAATCGTCGGGATCGCCCTTTATGGCTTGCTCTGGGAAACCCACCGCGCCTACAGCGACATTGCCACCGCCTATGCGCTGAACGCCCGCGCTGGACATGGGTTTGTCTTTAATGCGGGCGAAGTTGTTCTGCTGCTTCCGGCGCCCCTTTATCTTGCCCTGTTGGTGGTCATCCCGCCGCCGCTGCTCTTTGCGCTGAGTGCGGGGCTTGGCGGGGGGGCGGTGTTCGCCCTTGCCCGCCGCCAAACAGATCGGCTTATGGCGGGTCTTAGCGCGGCATTTTATGTAGGGGTGGTGTCCTTCGGGGCGGGTACGGCTGCTCCGGTGGGGCTTGGTGTAGCGCTATGCGCCTTCCTGCTCATGGCGCACAAACGGCACACCCCTGCCGCGCTCTGCTTTGCGCTGGCAACCCTAATCACCGTTGAGATAGGGCTTCTCGTGCTGGTGGGGATCGTTTGGGCAACCCTCGCCGGGCGGGGGGGAACCTTCATCCTTGCCTATGCCCTCCCTTTGGGGGTGGGGGGTGCCTTTCTGGTGTATGTCTATGGCGAGGGGTTGGTTGGGATTCTGATCAGCGGCATCCCCTCCGATACACTGCGGCTGATCATCGTGGTGGGCGCCGCCGCGCCAATCGTTTGGGTAGCGCGGCATCTCTCCTCCTCTCGCCGTTTTTTCGGGGTGATTCCCCCTCTTGCCTGTCTGATCGTCGTGAGTGGTGTTCTCGCTGCCGAAAAACGTTCTTCGACACCTCTGACCGCCCTTCCGCTCAACGCTGGCACGGTAGGTATCCCGCGTGCCGACGATTACGGGCAGTATGAACGCACCGCTAACCAAACCCTGATCGCCTTCGACGGACGGTTTCAGCCCGATGTGTTCTTTCTGCGCGAATTTGGGGATGATCGCTCTATCGTGATCAAGTATGCGCCGGATGTGATCGCCCTGAGCGCCGGATTTAACCCAAGCTCACGCTTTGGCACAGAAACGCTTGAGCGGCTTGGGTATGTCTCCGATGGAGCGTGGCTGCGCCGCACAAAACCGATTGGCGTGTTCAGGCTCTATGCCGCCTCCATCCTCTACACACCCGATCTCACCTTGCAGACCTACAGCCTTGACCGCGCAGAGGCGGCGGCGGGTGATATCCTCCGCATTGGGTTGGAGTGGGAGGTCAAACGCGCCGCCACGCAGCCCCTTAGCGTCACCTTGAGCGCCACCAACGAGGACGGGCAGCCCTTAACGACGATCACCGACGAGATCGCCGCCGAGATTCTACGGCGGGGGCTGCGCACGACGTATCACGCCCTCCCCCTTCCCCAGACCGCAGGGCGCGTGGTAATCACGCTCTCCCTAAAATTGAACAGCGGCACACTGACGGGCTACAGCAGCGGCAATCAATACATCGATATCACTTCGGTGGGGGATGTGCTGACGTTGGCTAGGATTGCGATCACCCCCTGA
- the rpsO gene encoding 30S ribosomal protein S15, with product MPMSTNEKSDVFKEFGRHEKDTGSPEVQIAMLTTRILQLTEHLKVHKHDETSRRGLLKLVGQRLRHLRYLHKTNLAGYKALIERLGLRDYIGR from the coding sequence ATGCCCATGTCTACAAATGAAAAAAGTGACGTTTTCAAGGAATTTGGACGGCACGAAAAAGATACAGGTTCGCCGGAAGTTCAGATTGCGATGCTCACCACACGGATTCTCCAATTGACGGAGCATTTGAAGGTTCACAAGCACGACGAAACCTCACGGCGGGGTCTGCTCAAACTGGTTGGGCAGCGCCTGCGCCACCTTCGCTATCTTCACAAGACAAATCTCGCTGGCTACAAGGCACTCATTGAACGCTTGGGCTTGCGCGATTACATTGGGCGTTAG
- a CDS encoding GNAT family N-acetyltransferase: MPTLTLQLRPARITDRPDIEAISALTWEGTDYLPRYIEAWLADPNGEFYVAESPMGVVGTGKLTKLGAGEWWLEGLRVHPHHAGQGIGRALHEYGVGRAMVLASGVLRFCTEYDNHAVHKMSMGTGFRQTARFLRYTAEPDDRYRGGEAFRFLKESDLSSVWGFLRKSPTFALASGSTCEMRWLCRLITDERLISWAAAEQMLGWYGAHGELDGVIIALTVPPKTAEETPTLHVNYLDAARGWLAPMAAALRGWAAAQGIGAIRHMLPVAPERLVAIEQAGWRRPADGGGRACLFTKHLDTDQNTQEESTHATYNAEG; this comes from the coding sequence ATGCCCACTCTCACCCTTCAGCTTCGTCCAGCACGCATCACTGATCGTCCCGACATTGAGGCGATCTCGGCGCTGACATGGGAAGGGACAGATTACCTTCCCCGCTATATTGAGGCGTGGCTTGCCGACCCAAACGGTGAGTTTTACGTTGCCGAGTCGCCAATGGGCGTCGTTGGCACGGGAAAACTGACGAAACTGGGCGCGGGCGAGTGGTGGTTAGAGGGTTTGCGCGTCCACCCCCACCACGCCGGACAAGGCATTGGACGCGCCCTGCACGAGTATGGCGTTGGGCGGGCGATGGTGCTGGCAAGCGGCGTCCTCCGTTTTTGCACAGAGTATGACAACCATGCCGTTCACAAAATGTCTATGGGGACGGGTTTCAGACAGACGGCACGCTTTTTGCGCTACACCGCTGAGCCAGATGATCGTTATAGGGGAGGTGAGGCGTTTCGCTTTCTTAAAGAAAGTGATCTCTCGAGCGTGTGGGGTTTCCTGCGCAAATCGCCCACCTTCGCCCTCGCCTCTGGGAGTACCTGTGAGATGCGCTGGCTGTGCCGCCTGATTACGGACGAACGCCTAATCTCATGGGCGGCGGCTGAGCAGATGCTTGGCTGGTATGGCGCACATGGGGAACTGGATGGGGTGATCATCGCCCTCACCGTTCCCCCCAAAACAGCCGAGGAAACGCCCACGCTCCATGTCAATTACCTTGATGCGGCGCGGGGCTGGTTAGCGCCGATGGCGGCGGCACTACGAGGGTGGGCAGCAGCGCAAGGGATAGGGGCGATTCGCCATATGCTGCCCGTTGCCCCCGAACGCTTGGTTGCCATTGAGCAAGCCGGATGGCGTCGTCCCGCCGATGGGGGTGGACGCGCCTGTTTATTTACAAAACATCTAGACACCGATCAGAACACACAAGAGGAATCGACTCATGCCACGTACAACGCTGAAGGATAA
- a CDS encoding polyribonucleotide nucleotidyltransferase, whose amino-acid sequence MTNGEQAQQARRFTATLGSETITIETGKLAPQAGGAVTVRMGDTVILATVVMSRNIREGIDFFPLTVEYEERLYAVGRIPGSFFRREGRPGEQAILTSRVTDRPLRPLFPKDLRNDVQIVINALAFDQERPLDMLCILGASAALTISDVPFDGPVGGVRIALVDGKLIANPTYAEMEKSLLDLRVAGTKDAINMVECGALEVSEATLVDALKLAQESMQDIFRVQEEMRAAVGKPKADYTPAKPKTDLMDRVRTRAAGQIAQIIALRGNTDERQAELWDLRDSLVAEYGSPVEAARDAADSYTPQQIMAGFEDVVTEEVRRRILNEGIRPDGRGLKDIRPLSAEVSILPRVHGSGLFQRGRTQVMSVVTLGVPADSQQLDTLEPDTSKRYMHHYNMPPFASGESSPLRGPKRREIGHGALAETALRNVIPDESVFPYTIRVVSEVLSSNGSTSMASVCGSTLALMDAGVPLKAPVAGIAMGLITDGDKYAVLTDIQGLEDHIGDMDFKVAGTRDGVTALQMDLKIKGVSWAVMGEALEQAHAARMTIMDVMLATIPEPRRALSPNAPRLLTVKIETEKIGAVIGPGGKTVRGLQEQHGVTIEVQQDGTVFISSVNGAAADKVAEIITGMTEDAVIGRIYTGKVTRIEPYGVFVEFLPGRDGLVHISQLSDRRIERIEDEISMGDELMVMVTDIAEGKVRLSRKAVLEDLTPEEAREQDRRPSGGGRSGGGDRGGDRRGGGGGGGYRGGSGGGGGGNRSGGSGGGGNRGGWGNRD is encoded by the coding sequence ATGACGAACGGCGAGCAAGCACAGCAAGCACGACGCTTTACAGCCACACTCGGCAGCGAGACAATAACCATTGAGACGGGGAAGCTCGCACCCCAAGCCGGTGGCGCAGTGACAGTCCGCATGGGCGACACCGTGATCCTGGCGACAGTGGTCATGAGCCGCAATATCCGCGAGGGAATCGATTTTTTCCCCCTCACCGTTGAATATGAGGAGCGCCTCTACGCCGTCGGGCGTATTCCCGGGTCGTTTTTCCGCCGCGAGGGTCGCCCGGGCGAGCAGGCAATTCTGACCAGCCGCGTCACAGATCGCCCCCTTCGCCCTCTCTTTCCCAAAGACCTCCGCAACGATGTGCAAATTGTGATCAACGCCCTCGCCTTCGATCAAGAGCGTCCGCTGGACATGCTCTGCATTTTGGGCGCAAGCGCAGCGCTGACCATCTCCGATGTCCCCTTTGATGGCCCCGTTGGCGGGGTGCGCATCGCCCTTGTCGATGGCAAACTGATCGCTAACCCAACCTATGCCGAGATGGAAAAAAGCCTTCTCGATCTGCGCGTGGCAGGGACGAAAGATGCGATTAACATGGTGGAGTGCGGGGCGCTGGAAGTGAGCGAGGCGACCCTCGTTGATGCCCTCAAACTTGCCCAAGAATCGATGCAAGATATTTTCCGCGTTCAAGAAGAAATGCGGGCGGCAGTGGGCAAGCCAAAGGCTGATTACACCCCCGCCAAACCCAAGACCGATCTGATGGATAGAGTGCGGACACGCGCCGCCGGACAGATCGCCCAAATTATTGCTTTGCGTGGGAACACAGACGAACGCCAAGCCGAACTGTGGGACCTGCGCGACTCCCTTGTTGCCGAATACGGCAGCCCTGTTGAGGCGGCACGCGACGCAGCGGATAGCTATACCCCACAGCAGATTATGGCGGGCTTTGAGGATGTCGTCACCGAAGAAGTTCGCCGCCGCATCTTGAACGAAGGCATTCGCCCCGACGGGCGCGGACTGAAGGACATTCGCCCCCTGAGCGCAGAGGTGAGCATCCTCCCCCGTGTACATGGCTCAGGCTTGTTCCAGCGCGGGCGGACACAGGTCATGAGCGTTGTCACATTGGGCGTTCCGGCAGATAGCCAACAGTTGGATACCCTAGAGCCGGATACCTCCAAGCGGTACATGCATCATTACAACATGCCCCCCTTCGCCAGCGGGGAATCCTCCCCCCTGCGCGGACCGAAACGGCGCGAAATTGGTCACGGGGCGCTGGCGGAAACCGCTCTCCGCAACGTCATCCCCGACGAGTCTGTATTCCCCTACACGATTCGCGTCGTCAGCGAGGTGCTTTCTTCCAATGGAAGCACGAGCATGGCGAGCGTCTGCGGCAGCACATTGGCGTTGATGGATGCGGGTGTGCCGTTGAAAGCGCCCGTCGCCGGAATTGCTATGGGCTTGATCACCGACGGCGATAAATACGCTGTTCTCACCGATATTCAGGGCTTGGAAGACCACATCGGGGATATGGACTTCAAGGTTGCCGGAACACGCGACGGTGTGACGGCGCTCCAGATGGACTTGAAAATCAAGGGTGTCTCGTGGGCGGTCATGGGCGAGGCGCTGGAACAAGCGCACGCCGCACGGATGACGATCATGGATGTCATGCTGGCAACCATTCCCGAACCACGCCGCGCCCTCAGCCCAAACGCCCCCCGTTTGCTCACGGTGAAGATCGAAACGGAGAAAATTGGGGCGGTGATCGGACCCGGCGGCAAGACGGTGCGCGGGCTGCAAGAACAGCACGGCGTCACCATCGAAGTGCAGCAGGATGGAACGGTCTTTATTTCCTCGGTGAACGGGGCGGCGGCGGATAAGGTTGCTGAGATCATCACCGGTATGACCGAAGATGCGGTCATTGGGCGCATCTACACCGGCAAGGTGACGCGCATCGAACCTTACGGTGTGTTCGTGGAATTCCTCCCCGGACGCGATGGCTTGGTGCATATCAGTCAGCTTTCGGATCGGCGTATTGAGCGCATCGAAGACGAGATCAGCATGGGCGATGAATTGATGGTCATGGTCACCGATATTGCCGAGGGCAAGGTGCGCCTCAGCCGCAAAGCTGTCCTTGAAGACCTGACCCCCGAAGAAGCCCGCGAGCAAGATCGTCGTCCAAGCGGTGGTGGGCGCAGCGGTGGCGGGGATCGCGGTGGTGACCGGCGTGGCGGCGGCGGTGGTGGTGGCTATCGCGGCGGCAGCGGTGGTGGCGGTGGTGGCAATCGCAGCGGCGGCAGCGGCGGTGGTGGCAATCGCGGCGGATGGGGCAACCGAGACTAA
- a CDS encoding AzlD domain-containing protein, protein MNEINEVALVAGMVAVTFVSRYPVLAMVGRMPLPMWALRALKFVPPAVLTAIIVPFITLKNGDLALRVDNSYLIAGVVAALIAFRTKNLLLTIIGGMITLWVWRLLLGGL, encoded by the coding sequence ATGAATGAGATCAACGAGGTGGCGCTGGTGGCGGGGATGGTTGCCGTCACCTTTGTCTCGCGTTATCCGGTGCTGGCAATGGTCGGGCGGATGCCGCTCCCTATGTGGGCGCTGCGTGCCTTAAAGTTTGTCCCGCCCGCCGTTCTGACGGCGATCATCGTCCCCTTCATCACTCTGAAAAACGGGGATTTAGCGCTGCGGGTGGACAACAGCTATCTAATCGCCGGCGTGGTCGCCGCCCTGATCGCCTTTCGGACGAAAAACCTGCTGCTGACGATCATCGGCGGGATGATCACCTTGTGGGTATGGCGGCTGCTCTTGGGCGGGTTATGA
- a CDS encoding VanW family protein, whose product MSTSRAPRDVRVTPPPPRRQPYQSGGLAPWLIRIPLLAATALFLLLFLGMIYVALLQVQYDRLIYPGVSAYGIDLSGMTREQAISALSAHYTYGTNAVFTFRDGEKAWQRTAEDLGVRFDAEKTVDAAYQIGRGAGIVANFMAQGEAWLNGRAVAPIIVFDEAKAAAILEQIGGEINRPVLDATLMLRGTVVTSTPAQNGRQLDVAATMVAIRPVVMNLGTGAEVPLVIRESQPTVRDVEAAAAKLRAAVSSPIKLFIEAATTSDPGPWQATPDFIGGLLSVTRVENGDGTAHYEVGTNVAPLKDFLATLAADLTVNPANARFIFNDQAKALEVIQESVSGRTLNINETAALFEAAIFRGENRTVPLRFDALIPTANSKATPQELGITELVVEATTFFYGSTDERRTNIQVAASKFHGLVISPGEVFSFNRYLGDVSPETGYETGLVIFGDRTIQGVGGGVCQVSSTVFQAAFFGGYPIVERYAHGYRVGYYESGAATANGQSFKAGVGLDATVYAPIVDLKWKNDTPYHVLMEAYFNPTKQSLTFKFYSTRMGRTVYVEGPKLSDTVPHGKAKYTESASLRPGERRQIDYAVNGVDVRVWRTVKEGDRVLVNGEEIYSHYLPWSDQFLVAPGYAPKNQ is encoded by the coding sequence ATGAGTACATCCCGCGCCCCTCGTGATGTTCGCGTCACGCCACCACCGCCCCGCCGCCAACCTTACCAGAGCGGTGGGCTTGCCCCCTGGCTGATCCGTATTCCGCTGTTGGCGGCAACGGCACTGTTTCTGCTGCTGTTCCTCGGCATGATTTATGTCGCCTTGCTCCAAGTGCAGTATGACCGCTTGATCTATCCGGGCGTCTCTGCCTATGGCATTGACCTATCGGGAATGACCCGCGAACAGGCGATCAGTGCGCTCTCGGCACATTACACCTATGGGACAAACGCCGTGTTCACCTTCCGCGATGGTGAAAAGGCATGGCAGCGCACCGCTGAAGACCTCGGAGTGCGCTTTGACGCTGAAAAGACGGTAGACGCCGCCTACCAAATCGGGCGGGGGGCGGGGATCGTCGCCAACTTCATGGCGCAGGGCGAGGCATGGCTGAATGGGCGTGCCGTCGCCCCAATCATTGTTTTTGATGAGGCGAAAGCGGCGGCGATTCTTGAACAGATCGGAGGGGAAATTAACCGTCCGGTGTTGGACGCCACGCTGATGCTGCGGGGGACGGTGGTCACCAGCACGCCAGCACAGAATGGACGCCAGTTGGATGTGGCGGCGACGATGGTTGCCATTCGTCCGGTGGTGATGAACCTTGGCACCGGCGCGGAAGTCCCTCTTGTGATCCGCGAGAGCCAGCCGACAGTGCGCGATGTGGAGGCAGCGGCGGCTAAGCTGCGGGCGGCGGTGTCCTCACCGATCAAACTCTTTATTGAGGCGGCGACGACCAGCGACCCCGGACCGTGGCAGGCAACGCCCGATTTCATCGGTGGGCTGCTCTCCGTCACACGGGTGGAAAACGGGGATGGCACGGCACATTATGAGGTGGGGACGAACGTTGCCCCGCTGAAGGATTTTCTTGCCACACTTGCCGCTGATCTGACGGTGAATCCGGCAAATGCCCGCTTCATCTTCAATGATCAGGCGAAAGCGCTGGAGGTGATTCAGGAAAGCGTCAGCGGGCGAACGCTGAACATCAACGAGACGGCGGCGCTCTTTGAGGCGGCGATCTTCCGAGGCGAGAACCGCACTGTTCCCCTTCGCTTCGATGCGCTGATCCCGACGGCAAACAGCAAAGCAACCCCGCAAGAGCTAGGGATTACCGAACTCGTGGTGGAAGCGACCACCTTCTTCTATGGGTCTACCGATGAACGACGGACAAACATTCAGGTTGCTGCCTCGAAGTTTCATGGGTTAGTGATCAGTCCGGGCGAAGTATTCTCGTTCAATCGCTATCTGGGTGATGTTAGCCCAGAGACGGGCTATGAAACGGGGTTGGTCATCTTTGGGGATCGGACGATTCAGGGTGTTGGTGGCGGTGTTTGTCAAGTGTCGTCCACTGTTTTTCAGGCGGCGTTTTTCGGGGGCTACCCGATTGTCGAACGCTATGCACACGGCTACCGCGTCGGCTACTATGAAAGCGGGGCAGCGACGGCAAACGGGCAGAGTTTCAAGGCGGGTGTTGGCTTGGATGCGACGGTATACGCGCCGATTGTAGACCTGAAATGGAAGAACGACACACCCTACCACGTTTTGATGGAGGCGTATTTCAACCCGACGAAACAATCGCTGACGTTCAAGTTTTACAGCACGCGGATGGGGCGCACCGTTTACGTGGAGGGACCGAAACTTTCGGACACCGTTCCACACGGAAAGGCAAAATACACGGAATCAGCCAGCCTACGCCCCGGTGAGCGTCGCCAGATCGATTATGCGGTGAACGGGGTGGATGTCCGCGTGTGGCGGACGGTGAAGGAAGGCGACAGGGTGCTGGTGAATGGCGAGGAAATCTACAGCCATTACCTGCCCTGGTCGGATCAGTTTTTGGTTGCCCCTGGGTACGCGCCGAAGAATCAGTGA